From Drosophila subpulchrella strain 33 F10 #4 breed RU33 unplaced genomic scaffold, RU_Dsub_v1.1 Primary Assembly Seq48, whole genome shotgun sequence, a single genomic window includes:
- the LOC119562452 gene encoding plexin domain-containing protein 2-like, whose protein sequence is VGHYGFRHVRVQDNGTAFTAVWENVTLQDKPDFGKFTFSVTLHQSGDVVFAYLQVPTHINSIQDKEHPVKVGLSDAYIIDKQLYFVRRKTIYEYHRVTFQQHEIINNTIIKLTAQPTCLGYSDCNACINHNTTFTCLWCSALNRCSTGTDRKKHEWIQKGCETAAIRVNSSCPALGEKGNNAAQMKDGTANSGAGSASSPTTAPTGSSTPVTEPTVISTRAPHATAQSKPGMEAASGVHMDGKIGTADLSHAEAKNKSVGVAFGFMVPICLVFAVTLWLFYAYRNPHTKSGQLLIQFRPSQWSWRRGEARYTAATIHM, encoded by the coding sequence GTTGGACACTATGGATTTCGCCATGTCCGAGTCCAAGACAACGGGACCGCCTTCACCGCCGTGTGGGAGAATGTGACGCTGCAGGATAAGCCGGATTTCGGCAAGTTCACGTTCAGCGTGACGCTGCACCAGAGCGGCGACGTCGTCTTCGCCTACTTGCAGGTGCCCACGCACATTAACTCTATTCAGGATAAGGAGCATCCGGTCAAGGTGGGCCTCTCCGACGCCTATATCATCGACAAACAGCTTTACTTTGTCCGCCGAAAGACAATCTACGAGTACCACCGAGTCACCTTCCAGCAGCATGAGATCATCAACAACACCATCATCAAGCTGACAGCCCAGCCCACCTGTCTTGGCTACAGTGACTGTAATGCGTGCATCAATCACAACACTACGTTTACGTGCCTCTGGTGCTCGGCACTGAATCGCTGCTCCACGGGTACCGACCGCAAGAAGCATGAGTGGATCCAAAAGGGATGTGAGACTGCCGCCATCCGTGTGAACAGTTCGTGTCCGGCGCTCGGCGAGAAGGGAAATAATGCAGCCCAAATGAAGGACGGAACCGCCAACAGTGGTGCGGGCAGTGCGAGTAGCCCCACGACGGCGCCCACCGGCTCCTCCACTCCGGTGACGGAGCCCACTGTTATCAGTACGCGGGCACCGCATGCCACCGCCCAGTCGAAGCCGGGGATGGAGGCCGCCAGTGGCGTCCATATGGACGGCAAAATCGGAACAGCCGATCTTTCGCATGCGGAGGCGAAAAACAAGAGCGTGGGCGTGGCCTTTGGCTTCATGGTGCCCATCTGCCTGGTGTTCGCCGTGACGCTGTGGCTCTTCTACGCGTACCGCAATCCGCACACCAAGAGCGGCCAGCTGCTCATCCAGTTCCGTCCCAGCCAGTGGTCATGGAGGCGTGGCGAGGCCCGCTACACGGCGGCCACGATACACATGTAG